The Aureimonas populi genome includes the window ATGCCCCGGCCCAGACGTCAACACTCGTTGACATGATCGACATGCAAGCGGCAGTCTGGGCAGCCTCCCATTCCCGGGCTTCGGCGCGATTGCAAGGAGTGCACGATGGCGAAGCGGCGGACGCGGTGGATCTATGCGGGCGTGGCCATCGCGCTCGTCGTTGCGGCCTGGTTCGCCTGGGACAGGCTGAACGGTTCCGACGTGCCCGAAGGCATTGCCGTGGCCAACGGCCGGATAGAGGCGACCGAGATCGACATTTCCGCGCTCGCCGGCGCGCGCATCCGCACGATCCGCGTGGACGAGGGCGATTTCGTGTCGGCGGGGGACGTGCTGGTCGAGATGGATACCCTCCAGCTGGAGGCGCAAAGGCGGCAGGCGGAGGCGCATCTGAGCAGCGCGCGGATCGGTGTCGATTCCGCACGCAGCCTCGTCGTTCAGGCCGAAGCGCAGCGCCGGGCGGCCGAAGCAGCCCTCGAGCAGGCACAGGCCCTGGCCGACGCCGCCGCGCTGCGCCGCGCGCGGTCTGAAGAGCTGGTGAGGAGCAACGCGATCTCCCAGCAGGTGCTCGACAACGACAGGGCCTCCGACCGCCAGGCCCGCGCGGGGATCGCCGCCGCCGAGGCCAACCTGGCCGCGGCCGACGCGCAGGTGGGAGCCTCTCGGGCCCAGGTGATCAACGCCGAAGCCGCCGTCGCCGCGGCTGCGGCAGCGATCGAATCGATCGCCGTCTCGATCGACGACAGCACGCTGACCTCGCCGCGAAACGGACGCGTGCAGTACCGGGTCGCGCAGGAAGGCGAGATCGTGGCGGCCGGCGGGCGGATTCTCAACCTCGTCGATCTCGGCGATGTCTACATGACCGTCTTCCTGCCCACTTCGGAGGCCGGGCGCGTCCGGATCGGAACCCAGGTGCGGCTCGTCCTGGACGCGGCCCCCGGATATGTGATTCCTGCCACGGTCTCCTATGTCGCCGATGTCGCTCAGTTCACGCCCAAGACGGTCGAGACCGCCGATGAGCGCGAGAAGCTCATGTTTCGCGTGAGAGCCAGGATCGACCGCGAGCTGCTGACGAAATACCTCGAATACGTCAAGACGGGCCTGCCGGGCACTGCCTATGTACAGCTCGACCCCGAGGCCAGTTGGCCGGAGTTCGCGGGCGAGATCGCCGAATGAACGAAATGGCCCCTGCGGCAGACGCCGTCATCCGGCTGGAAGGGGTCTCGCTGCGCTATGGCAAGGTCGAGGCGCTCCACGCGCTCAGCCTCGATATTCCGGCCGGCCGCATGGTGGGGCTGATCGGGCCGGACGGCGTCGGCAAGTCCAGCCTTCTCTCCCTGATCGCGGGCGCCCGCGCCTTGCAGGAGGGACGATTGCGGGTGCTGGGCGGCGACATGCGCGACAAGCGCCACCGCGACCGCATCTGCCCGCGCATCGCCTATATGCCGCAGGGGCTCGGAAAGAACCTGTATCCGACGCTTTCGGTCTTCGAGAACGTCGATTTCTTCGGCCGCCTCTTCGGGCATGACAAGCAAGAGCGCGAGCGCAGGATCGCCGAACTCCTGGACAGCACCGGCCTTTCGCCCTTCGCCGACCGGCCGGCCGGCAAGCTTTCGGGCGGCATGAAGCAGAAGCTCGGCCTTTGCTGCGCCCTGATCCACGATCCGGACCTGTTGATCCTCGACGAGCCCACCACCGGCGTCGATCCCCTGTCGCGACGCCAGTTCTGGGAGCTGATCGACCGGATTCGAGAGGAACGCCCGGCGATGAGCGTACTGGTCGCCACCGCCTATATGGAGGAGGCCGCGCGTTACGACTGGCTGGTGGCGATGGACGCCGGCCGCATCCTGGCCACCGGCACGCCGGCCGGCCTCATGGAGCGGACGGGAACCCACACGCTCGACGACGCCTTCGTGGCCCTCCTGCCGGAAGAGGCGCGAGGCGGCCACGAGAAGCTGGTGATCCCGCCGCGCGCCGCCCGTGAAGGAGAGGAGATTGCCATCGAGGCCAAGGGCCTGACCATGCGCTTCGGCGGCTTCACCGCCGTGGACGATGTCAGCTTCCGTATCCCGAAGGGGGAGATCTTCGGCTTTCTCGGCTCGAACGGCTGCGGCAAGACCACCACGATGAAGATGCTGACCGGGCTGCTCGAGCCGACACAGGGCCGCGCGAAGCTCTTCGGCCGCGAGGTGGATTCGAGCGACCTCGATATGCGCCGGCGCGTGGGCTACATGAGCCAGGCGTTCTCGCTCTATGGCGAGCTGACGGTGCTCCAGAACCTCGACCTGCACGCCCGGCTCTTCCGCATGAAGCCGGAGGCGATCGCGCCCCGGATCGAGGAGATGGCGGAGCGCTTCGATCTGGTCGAGGTGATGGACAGTTTCCCCGACGCTCTTCCCCTCGGCATCCGGCAGCGGCTTTCGCTGGCCGTCGCCATGATTCACGCGCCGGAGATTCTGATCCTCGACGAACCCACCTCGGGCGTCGATCCCGTGGCGCGCGACCGCTTCTGGCAGATCCTCTCCGATCTCTCCCGCAAGGACGGCGTGACGATCTTCGTCTCGACCCATTTCATGAACGAGGCCGCCCTGTGCGACCGGATCTCGCTGATGCATGCAGGGAAGGTGCTGATCAGCGACACGGCCGACAATATCGTGCGCCGGCGCGGGGCGAAGGACCTTGAGGACGCCTTCATCCTCTATCTCGAAGAAGCGGCGGGGCCCGATCGTTCGGCCGGCGGCGGCGCAACGCGCGTGCCGGCCTCGCCGCCCCCGGTTGTCAGCGCGCACCGGCCGGCGAGCCGGCGTTTCTTCGATCCGCGCAGGATGTTCAGCTACGCGCGGCTGGAGGCGCTGGAACTGCGGCGCGACCCGATCCGCAGCACCATGGCGCTGGTGGGCTCCCTCATGCTGATGTTCGTGATCGGCTACGGCATCAACATGGATATCGAGGATCTGACCTTCGCCGCGCTCGATCGCGACCAGACCACCACCAGCCGCGACTATATCGCCGACATCGCCGGGTCCCGCTACTTTATCGAAAAGGCGCCCATCCGCGACTACGCCGATCTCGATCGCCGGATGCGCAACGGCGAGATCAGCCTCGCCATCGAGGTTCCGCCCGGCTTCGCCAGCGACGTCGCGCGTGGGACGGCGACCGAGATCGGCGCCTGGATCGACGGCGCCATGCCCATGAGGGCGCAGACGGCGCGCGGCTACGTGCAGGGAATGCACGCCGCCTGGCTGACGCGCAAGGCACGCGAGGCTTATGGCGGCCAGGCCCTGACCGGAGATTTCGACCTGCAGATCCGCTACCGATACAACCCGGACATCAAGAGTCTCGTGGCCATCGTGCCGGCGGTGATCCCGCTGCTCCTGCTGCTCATCCCGGCCATTCTGACCACCCTCAGCGTCGTGCGCGAGAAGGAGCTCGGGTCGATCGTCAATCTTTACGTGACCCCGGTGACGCGGTTCGAGTTCCTGCTCGGCAAGCAGTTCCCCTATGTGGCGCTGGCCATGGTCAATTTCGCCCTGATGACGGCCTGCGCGGTCTTCGTCTTCCGCGTGCCCTTCACCGGCAGCATGCTTGCCTTCAGCTTGGCCGCCCTCCTTTATGTCGTGGCGGCGACGGGGATCGGGCTTTTGGTCTCCACCTTCACCTCCAGCCAGATCGCGGCGCTCTTTGCCACCGCGCTCCTGACGCTGATCCCGGCGGCCCAATATTCGGGGCTGATCGATCCGGTGTCTTCCCTGGAAGGGCTGGGCCGGCTGGTCGGCACGGTCTATCCCACCAGCTACTTCATCACCGCCTCGCGCGGCACCTTCGCCAAGGGGCTGGAGATGGGCGATCTGGCGGGCGTCTTCGTGCCGCTCGCGCTGGCGGTGGCCACCATCCTCGCGCTGGGCGCGGCCTTGACCCGCAAGCAGGCGAGGTAGGCCCATGCGCCTTTCCAACGTGATGAACCTGGGCATCAAGGAACTGCGGGGTCTCCTGCGCGATCCGATCATGATCGTGCTGATCGCCTACGCCTTCACGCTCTCCATCTACACCTCGGCCAGCGGAATGCCCGATGCGCTGAACCGGGCCACCATCGCCATCGTGGACGAGGACCAGTCGCCGCTCTCGGCAAGAATCGCGAGCGCCTTCTATCCCCCTTATTTCGTGACGCCTCGCGAGATCGGCGTCGCCGAGATGGATGCGCGGATGGATGCCGGGCTGGATACGTTCGCGCTCGACATCCCCCCGAACTTCCAGCGCGACGTGCTGGCGGGCAAGACGCCCGTCGTCCAGTTGAACGTCGATGCGACGCGGATGACCCAGGCCTTCACCGGCTCCGGCTACATCCAGGAGATCGTCGCCAGCGAGGTGTCCGAATATGCCGCGCGCTACCGTGCCGCGCCCGAACCGTCGGTGGACCTGGTGCTGCGGGCCAGGTTCAATCCGGGGCTCGACCCCGCCTGGTTCGGCGCCGTCACCAGCGTGATCTCGTCCATCACCATGCTGTCGATCATCCTGACAGGCGCGGCGCTGATCCGGGAGAAGGAGCACGGGACGATCGAACACCTCCTGGCCATGCCCGTCACGGCCCTGGAGATCATGCTGGCGAAGATCTGGTCGATGGTGATCGTGGTCTTCGCGGCATCGGCCTTCGCGCTCCTGTTCGTCGTGCATGGCGCGCTCGGCGTGCCGGTCCTCGGCTCCCTGCCGCTGTTCCTGGCCGGCACGGCGCTGATGGCGGTCGCCATGGCGTCGATGGGAATCTTCTTCGCGACCCTCGCGGGCACGATGCCGCAGTTCGGGCTGCTCCTGATGCTGGTGCTGCTGCCGCTGCAGGTGCTCTCGGGCGGGGTGACGCCGCGCGAGAGCATGCCCGAGATCATCCAGCACATCATGCTCGCGGCGCCCAACACGCATTACACCATCCTCGCCCAGGCGATCCTGTTCCGCGGCGCCGGCCTCTCGGTGGTCTGGCCGCAATTCCTGGCCCTGGCGCTCCTGGCAGCCGTCTTGTTCCTGCTCGCGCTTCGCAAGTTCCGCGCCTTTCTGAAGTAAGACCGGGAAGATCCCCGATGCGCTCGTCACCCGGAGATGCCGCGCCCCGCGCCGAAGCCGGCGGGCCCGTCATCCACTGCGGGTCGAGCCTGTCTTTGCCGACCGCGCACGACACAGGATATGAGTGCGATCGAATGTCCGATTCCCTGGGGTCAGGCCGATGCTGAAATCCATCACGGAAACCGTGCGTCATCTGTTGCAGGCGGTTCCCTTCCGCATCGTGCCCGCTTTCGTGACGACGGCCGTTCTCCTGACGCTTCTGGCACTGCCCACGCCCGGCGGACTCAGCCGGGAGGGCTGGGTGATGCTGACGATCTTCCTCACGACGATCGTCGCCATCATTCTGAAGGTCATGCCGATCGGCGTCATGGCGCTGATGGCCATGGTCATCGTCTCGATGGCGCGTGTTACTTCGCCGACCTCCAGCGGGGCCGTTGCGGATGCGCTGAGCAGTTTCTCCAACCCGTTGATCTGGCTGATCGTCATCGCGATCATGATCTCCGTCGGTATCAAGAAATCGGGGCTTGGCAAGCGGGCCGGGCTCCATTTCATCGCGCTCTTCGGCCGCCGGACGATCGGAATCGGTTACGGGCTTGCTGCCTGCGAATTGCTGCTGGCGCCCGTTACCCCCAGCAACACCGCACGCGGCGGCGGCATCATACATCCCATCATGCGCTCGATCGCGTCTTCCTTCGATTCAGATCCGCAGAAGGGAACGCAGAACCGCATCGGCACCTATCTGGCGCTCGTCAACTATCATGCGAACCCCATCACCTCGGCCATGTTCCTGACCGCGACAGCGCCCAATCCGCTCGTTCAGGACTTCCTTGCGCGTGCAAGCGGCGGGGCGCTCCATCTGAGCTGGACCGGCTGGGCGCTGGCGATGTTCATACCCGGGCTGCTGGCGCTTCTGATCATGCCGCTGGCGATCTACCTTCTCTCGCCGCCGCAGATCAAGGAAACGCCGGACGCGGTGATCTTCGCGAAGGCCGAACTCGGTCGAATGGGGCCGTTCTCATCCCAGGAGCGCGTTATGACGGCCGTGTTCGTCCTGCTGCTGCTGCTGTGGGCCAACATTCCCGCCATGCTGCTGGGGGAGGCCTTCACGCTGCATCCGACGATGGTCGCGCTGCTCGGCCTGTTCCTGCTTCTGATCACAGGCACGATCGACTGGAACGACGTTCTGGGAGAAAGGAGCGCGTGGGACACGCTCTTCTGGTTCGGTGCCCTGGTGATGATGGCCGATCAGTTGAACAAGCTCGGCGTCGTCGCCTGGTTCTCGAGCGGCATGGAAGCCGCGATAGCCTCCGCAGGAGTGGAATGGCCGCTGGCCGCGGCGATCCTCGTACTCGTCTTTACCTTCTCCCATTACATGTTCGCCAGCACCACGGCTCATATCAGCGCCATGATGCTGGCTTTCCTCCTGGTCGGCGTGAACCTCGTCCCTCCCGAGTACCACGCGCCCTTCATGCTGATGATGGCCGCGAGTTCAGCCATCATGATGACGCTGACGCATTACGCGACCGGAACCTCGCCCATCATCTTCGGCAGCGGCTTCGTGGGCATGGGAAAGTGGTGGAGCGTCGGCTTGGCCATGTGCCTCATCGAACTGACGATCTTCGCCACCGCCGGCCTCCTCTGGTGGCGCCTGCTTGGTTACTGGTGAGCCTGGCCGCGAAGAACCGACGCGGCTAAGATCGAAGCGATGACGCACAATGCGCTGACGGGCGCGGCCGCGCGCGAACTTATTAGCGAACCGCGCAGCCGGTTCCGTTTCGTAGAGCGCGGTTATCGGCGGAATCACGTCCGGGCGTTCGCGCAGCGCGTCGAGGTCGCCGACGACGCGATTTACATCACAGGCAGCAAAGACACCGGTTGAGGACGCTTGTGGCTGCTAAAGGAGGGAAATCGGCGGGACTCGGCGTTCCCGGTTTTGTTCCGAAGTGGCGGAGGGAGGGGGATTCGAACCCCCGATACGGTTTCCCGTATACACACTTTCCAGGCGTGCGCCTTCAACCACTCGGCCACCCCTCCTGCCGGGCGGGGCCGGGCGCGAAGCGGGGGTGGGCCGCGTCGCGCGGCAGCTCCGCCGAACGGCGCGGACTATAGCCAGAACGGGTTGCGGTTCAAGGGCCAATCGATGCCGCCTCGCGCTTTGCGGGCGATGGCGACGCCGGCTCCGTTATGTGGTATCGATGCTCCGGTCGGGCGCTTCCCGCCGGGGGCGGGGCGGCGCGTCTGCCGCGGCGCCTGGAGCCTTTGACGCTTCTGCCCGAACGGGCCCTGTTTCGGTATCCTCGCGATGATCGCCTTCCTGTTTCGTCTCATCGGTTGTTTCGTCCTCGCGGCCGGCACGGTCTTCGCCACCGGCGATGTCGCCCGTTCGCTGAGCGCCGAGCGCCTGCGCATGACGAGCGTGGCGGAAGGGTGGGAGCTTCTCGCCGGCGCGCCGCTCTCGGCCCCGCCGGGGCTGGCCGCGAACCTGGCCGCGCTCGTCGCGGCCTGGCCGATGGCGCCGACGCTGGCCGCGCTCGCGGTCCTGCTGCTTCTCCTCGGGCGTCGCCGCGCGTCGCCCGCTCGCCTCGCGCGATGATTCGCAGGCAGGAGCCTGGGCGCCCTTCAGGAAGGGCGAGGGAGCGAGGCCGCGCCCGGGCGGCGGCGCCGCTGAAGGGGCTGTCCTCGCCGGCGGTGCGAAGTCCCGAGCGCGCGGCGGCGCGTCCGCGCCCCCCGGCCGGGCGTTTTTGCTGTGGCGTTCCTTGGATGCCTGAAGAAAACGCGTTCGGGATGATTGCCGAATCTTGATGCAATGCCGGCCGGGTCGTGCCAGTCTGGCGGCATGGAAGACCGGCCGCCCGCAAGGGCCGCGCCGGGGCCTCGGGCGCCGACAGGGCGCGCGCAACGATCAACAGGGATCACGGGATCAACGATGAAGACCATCCTCGCCGGGCTTGCCGCCGCTACCGTCCTGACCGCCGGCACGGCCCTTGCCGCCGAGATCAACCCGGCCGTCGTCTATGATTTCGGCGGGAAGTTCGACAAGAGCTTCAACGAGGCGGCCTATATGGGCGCCGAGCGCTACAGCGAGGAGACGGGAACGGAGTATCGCGACTTCGAGATCCAGTCCGATGCCCAGCGCGAGCAGGCGCTGCGCCGCTTCGCGCGCGACGGCCATTCGCCCATCATCGCCGTGGGCTTCTCCCAGCAGGCGGCGATCGAGGCGGTGGCGCCCGAATTCCCCGATCTCCAGTTCGCCATCATCGATTCGGTGGTCGATCTGCCGAATGTGCGCTCCATCCTCTTCAAGGAGGAAGAGGGCTCCTATCTCGTCGGCCTGCTCGCGGCGATGAAGTCCGAGACCGGGACGGTCGGCTTCGTCGGCGGCATGGACGTGCCGCTCATCCGCAAGTTCGCCTGCGGCTATGTCGGCGGCGTCAAGGCGGCCAATGCGGAGGCGAGCGTGATCCAGAACATGACCGGCACCACCGGCTCGGCCTGGAACGACCCGGTGCGCGGCGGTGAGCTTGCCCGCTCGCAGATCGACCAGGGCGCGGACGTCATCTTTCACGCCGCCGGCGGCACGGGCATCGGCGTTCTCCAGGCGGCGGCCGACGCCGGCAAGTTCGGCATCGGCGTGGATTCCAACCAGAACGCCCTGCACCCCGGCCATATCCTGACCTCCATGGTCAAGCGCGTGGACAACGCCGTCTTCGCCGCCTTCGAGGATGCGGCGAAGGACGAGTGGACGACCGGCGTGGTGACGCTGGGCCTTGCCGAGGACGGCGTGGGCTATGCGCTGGACGAGAACAACGAGGCGCTCCTGACCGCCGAGATGCGCGAGGCGGTCGAGGCGGCGAAGGCCGATATCATCGCCGGCACCGTCGAGGTCCACGACTACAACACCGACAGCGCCTGCCCTTACTGAGTGTGACGCAGGCGAAGGGAGAGGAAGCTCCGGCCTCCCTCTCCCTTCGCCTCAATAATGCGGCGGCCGGGTGATCTCGGGCCGGGGCGTGGCCGTCTCCTCCAGCGCCAGGAAGCGCTGGGCGAGTTCGCGCAGCGTCTTTTCCAGAAGGTCGAGCGCCTGGCCCTGCCGGCGCACCTCCTCGGACAATTCGTCGATCGTGCGCCCCTGGTGCGCCAGAAGCGTCTGCAGCTCCACCAGCCCCTTCTCCTCGCTCATGCGCAGATCTCCGTCAGCGTCCGGCGCAGGGGCTCGTCCAGCGGCGCGGGGCGGCGCGTGGCCGGGTCGATATGGACATGGACGAAAAGCCCCTCGGCCGCCGCGTCCTCCTCGTCGTTGCGGAACACGCCGATCTCGTAGCGGACCGAGGACGTGCCGAGATGGCCAATTCGAAGGCCCACGCTCACCTTGTCGGGATAGGCGATCTCGGAAAGGTAGCGGCACCCCGTCTCGGCCACGAAGAACATGCGCGAGCGCTCGCCCTGCGGCGCGGTGGAGAACAGCCAGCTCGTCACCGCCGTGTCGAAATAGGAGTAGTAGGCGGCGTTGTTCAGGTGCCCGAACATGTCGTTGTCCGACCAGCGGCTGGTGATGGGCACGAAGGCGCGATAATCGGCGCGGGTCGGGCGGGCCCGCCGGGCGGGCGCGGGGGAGGATGGCGGCATAGAGGTTCCTGTGGCGTTCCTGAATTGACCTTTACGTGAGCGTTGACAGGCGCGCGCCCCTGGCGCAAGTGCGTGCGCCGGAAAGGGGCCCCGGCCCCTGTGCCGGGTTCATCACGGGCTACGAGAAAGGCGCTGGCCTTCGGCGGGGGGCGCCTCTAGTCTACGGCGAAACGCGACTTCTGCAGAGAACGGCATGGCGGCTGCGATCGAGCTCATCGATATCGACAAGAGCTTCGGCGCGGTCCGGGCCAACAGGAACATCAATCTCAGCGTCGGCAAGGGCACCATCCATGGCATCGTCGGGGAGAACGGCGCCGGCAAGTCGACGCTGATGTCGATCCTCTACGGGTTCTACCAGGCCGATTCGGGCGAGATCCGGGTCAACGGCTCGAAGGTCTCGATCACGGACCCGAATGCGGCCATCGCCACCGGCATCGGCATGGTTCACCAGCATTTCATGCTGGTGGAGAACTTCACGGTGCTGGAAAACGTCATGCTGGGCGCGGAGCAGTCGGGCCTGCTGGGCCCCGGCATCCGCCGGGCGCGCGCCGAGCTTCTGCGGCTGCAGGAGGAGCACGGGCTCGATATCGACCCGGACGCGGTGGTGGAGGGGCTTCCCGTCGGCCTCCAGCAGCGGGTCGAGATCCTGAAGGCGCTCTATCGCGGCGCCGAGATTCTCATCCTCGACGAGCCGACGGGCGTGCTCACCCCGGCCGAGGCCGACCAGCTCTTCGGCGTCCTTCGCGCGTTGCGCGACGAGGGCAAGACCATCATCCTCATCACCCACAAGCTGCGCGAGATCATGGCGGTGACGGACGCCGTCTCGGTGATGCGGCGCGGCGAGATCGTGGCGACGCGCGAAACGGCCGGCACCGATGTGGGCGAGCTTGCCGAGCTCATGGTCGGGCGCCGCGTCCTCTTGCGGGTGGACAAGGGGGAGGGCGCGCCGGGGGCGGTGCGCCTCTCGGTCCGCGGCCTGACGGTAAGGGATTCGCGCGGCGTCACGATGACGAAGGACGTTTCCTTCGAGGTCCGCTCGGGCGAGATCGTGGGCATTGCGGGCGTGGCCGGCAACGGCCAGTCGGAGCTTCTGGAGGCGCTGGCCGGCATCCGGCGCGCCGCCGGCGGGGCGGTGGTGCTCAACGGGCGCGATATCGACCCGGCGCGCGAGCGCGACCCGGCCGAGCTGCGCCGGCTGGGCCTTGCCCACGTGCCGGAGGACCGGCACCATATGGGTCTCGTCCTGCCCTTCAAGGAATGCGAGAACGCCATCCTGGGCTATCATCGCGATCCGGCCTACGCGAAGGGGCCCTTCCTCGACATCGGGGCCATGCGCCGCGAGGCGGCCGCCAAGATCGCGGCCTACGACATCCGCCCGCCCTCCTGCGACCTGAAGACGGCGAATTTCTCGGGCGGCAACCAGCAGAAGATCGTTCTGGCGCGCGAGATGGAGCGCGACCCGGAGGTGCTCATCATCGGCCAGCCGACGCGCGGCGTCGATGTCGGCGCCATCGAGTTCATCCACCGGCGCATCGTGGAGATGCGCGACGCCGGCAAGGCGATCCTCCTCGTCTCGGTGGAGCTGGACGAGATCCGCGCCCTGTCGGACCGCATCCTCGTCATGTTCGACGGGCGCATCGTCGGGGAGCGGGGGCCGGAAGCGCAGGAAAGCGAGCTCGGCCTCCTGATGGCCGGCGCGCAAGGCCCCGGAGGGGGAGAAACCACCGCAGGAGGGACACAGGCATGAGCCGCCCCTATGTGCCGCTCCCCGGCTGGATCAACCATGGGCTCATCCCGCTCGTCAACGTGGCGGTGGCGTTTCTCGTCGCAGGCCTGGTGGTGCTGGCGGTGGGCGAGAGTCCGGTCGAGGCGGCGCGCCTGATGCTGCGCGGCGCCTTCGGCTATTCGGAGGGCTTCGGCTTCACGCTCTACTACACCACCAATTTCATCCTCACCGGGCTTGCGGTGGCCGTCGCCTTCCATGGCGGGCTCTTCAATATCGGCGGGGAGGGGCAGGTCTATCTCGGCGGGCTCGGCGTGGCGCTGGTGGCCCTCAATCTCGACGGCACCTTCCCGTGGTGGGTCAACCTGCCGCTGGCGATCCTCGCCTCCGCCGCCTTCGGCGCGCTCTGGGCGCTCATCCCTGCGGTTCTCCAGGCCCGGCGCGGCAGCCACATCGTCATCACGACGATCATGTTCAACTTCATCGCCTCGGCGCTGATGGTCTATCTCATCGTCGGCCCGCTGCGCCCGGTGGGCACCATGCAGCCGGAATCGCGGCGCTTCCTGGAAGGCGGGCAGCTTCCCAAGCTCGGCCCGCTGTTCGAGCGCTTCGGCCTCGATCTCGGCGGCGCGCCGCTCAACGTCACCTTCTTCGTCGCGCTTCTGGCCGCCTTTCTCGTCTGGGTGCTGATCTGGCGCACGCGCCTCGGCTACGAGATCCGCACGCTGGGCTTCTCGCCCAGCGCGGCGCGCTATGCAGGCATGAGCCAGGTGCGGCTCGTCGTCATCATCATGCTGATCTCCGGCGGGCTCGCCGGCATGATGGCTCTGAACCCGGTGATGGGCGACCAGTACCGGCTCCAGATCGACTTTCCCGCCGGCGCGGGCTTCGTGGGCATCGCCGTCGCGCTCATGGGGCGCGGCCACCCGGCCGGCATCGTGCCCGCCGCGCTGCTCTTCGGCGTCCTCTACCAGGGTGGGGCGGAGCTGGCCTTCGACATGCCCGCCATCTCGCGGGACATGATCGTGATCATCCAGGGGCTGGTGATCCTCTTTGCCGGCGCGCTGGAGAACATGCTGCGGCCGGGTATCGGCGCGGCCTTCCAGGCGGTGC containing:
- a CDS encoding HlyD family secretion protein, translating into MAKRRTRWIYAGVAIALVVAAWFAWDRLNGSDVPEGIAVANGRIEATEIDISALAGARIRTIRVDEGDFVSAGDVLVEMDTLQLEAQRRQAEAHLSSARIGVDSARSLVVQAEAQRRAAEAALEQAQALADAAALRRARSEELVRSNAISQQVLDNDRASDRQARAGIAAAEANLAAADAQVGASRAQVINAEAAVAAAAAAIESIAVSIDDSTLTSPRNGRVQYRVAQEGEIVAAGGRILNLVDLGDVYMTVFLPTSEAGRVRIGTQVRLVLDAAPGYVIPATVSYVADVAQFTPKTVETADEREKLMFRVRARIDRELLTKYLEYVKTGLPGTAYVQLDPEASWPEFAGEIAE
- the rbbA gene encoding ribosome-associated ATPase/putative transporter RbbA codes for the protein MNEMAPAADAVIRLEGVSLRYGKVEALHALSLDIPAGRMVGLIGPDGVGKSSLLSLIAGARALQEGRLRVLGGDMRDKRHRDRICPRIAYMPQGLGKNLYPTLSVFENVDFFGRLFGHDKQERERRIAELLDSTGLSPFADRPAGKLSGGMKQKLGLCCALIHDPDLLILDEPTTGVDPLSRRQFWELIDRIREERPAMSVLVATAYMEEAARYDWLVAMDAGRILATGTPAGLMERTGTHTLDDAFVALLPEEARGGHEKLVIPPRAAREGEEIAIEAKGLTMRFGGFTAVDDVSFRIPKGEIFGFLGSNGCGKTTTMKMLTGLLEPTQGRAKLFGREVDSSDLDMRRRVGYMSQAFSLYGELTVLQNLDLHARLFRMKPEAIAPRIEEMAERFDLVEVMDSFPDALPLGIRQRLSLAVAMIHAPEILILDEPTSGVDPVARDRFWQILSDLSRKDGVTIFVSTHFMNEAALCDRISLMHAGKVLISDTADNIVRRRGAKDLEDAFILYLEEAAGPDRSAGGGATRVPASPPPVVSAHRPASRRFFDPRRMFSYARLEALELRRDPIRSTMALVGSLMLMFVIGYGINMDIEDLTFAALDRDQTTTSRDYIADIAGSRYFIEKAPIRDYADLDRRMRNGEISLAIEVPPGFASDVARGTATEIGAWIDGAMPMRAQTARGYVQGMHAAWLTRKAREAYGGQALTGDFDLQIRYRYNPDIKSLVAIVPAVIPLLLLLIPAILTTLSVVREKELGSIVNLYVTPVTRFEFLLGKQFPYVALAMVNFALMTACAVFVFRVPFTGSMLAFSLAALLYVVAATGIGLLVSTFTSSQIAALFATALLTLIPAAQYSGLIDPVSSLEGLGRLVGTVYPTSYFITASRGTFAKGLEMGDLAGVFVPLALAVATILALGAALTRKQAR
- a CDS encoding ABC transporter permease, translated to MRLSNVMNLGIKELRGLLRDPIMIVLIAYAFTLSIYTSASGMPDALNRATIAIVDEDQSPLSARIASAFYPPYFVTPREIGVAEMDARMDAGLDTFALDIPPNFQRDVLAGKTPVVQLNVDATRMTQAFTGSGYIQEIVASEVSEYAARYRAAPEPSVDLVLRARFNPGLDPAWFGAVTSVISSITMLSIILTGAALIREKEHGTIEHLLAMPVTALEIMLAKIWSMVIVVFAASAFALLFVVHGALGVPVLGSLPLFLAGTALMAVAMASMGIFFATLAGTMPQFGLLLMLVLLPLQVLSGGVTPRESMPEIIQHIMLAAPNTHYTILAQAILFRGAGLSVVWPQFLALALLAAVLFLLALRKFRAFLK
- a CDS encoding DASS family sodium-coupled anion symporter encodes the protein MLKSITETVRHLLQAVPFRIVPAFVTTAVLLTLLALPTPGGLSREGWVMLTIFLTTIVAIILKVMPIGVMALMAMVIVSMARVTSPTSSGAVADALSSFSNPLIWLIVIAIMISVGIKKSGLGKRAGLHFIALFGRRTIGIGYGLAACELLLAPVTPSNTARGGGIIHPIMRSIASSFDSDPQKGTQNRIGTYLALVNYHANPITSAMFLTATAPNPLVQDFLARASGGALHLSWTGWALAMFIPGLLALLIMPLAIYLLSPPQIKETPDAVIFAKAELGRMGPFSSQERVMTAVFVLLLLLWANIPAMLLGEAFTLHPTMVALLGLFLLLITGTIDWNDVLGERSAWDTLFWFGALVMMADQLNKLGVVAWFSSGMEAAIASAGVEWPLAAAILVLVFTFSHYMFASTTAHISAMMLAFLLVGVNLVPPEYHAPFMLMMAASSAIMMTLTHYATGTSPIIFGSGFVGMGKWWSVGLAMCLIELTIFATAGLLWWRLLGYW
- a CDS encoding BMP family lipoprotein; this encodes MKTILAGLAAATVLTAGTALAAEINPAVVYDFGGKFDKSFNEAAYMGAERYSEETGTEYRDFEIQSDAQREQALRRFARDGHSPIIAVGFSQQAAIEAVAPEFPDLQFAIIDSVVDLPNVRSILFKEEEGSYLVGLLAAMKSETGTVGFVGGMDVPLIRKFACGYVGGVKAANAEASVIQNMTGTTGSAWNDPVRGGELARSQIDQGADVIFHAAGGTGIGVLQAAADAGKFGIGVDSNQNALHPGHILTSMVKRVDNAVFAAFEDAAKDEWTTGVVTLGLAEDGVGYALDENNEALLTAEMREAVEAAKADIIAGTVEVHDYNTDSACPY
- a CDS encoding SlyX family protein; protein product: MSEEKGLVELQTLLAHQGRTIDELSEEVRRQGQALDLLEKTLRELAQRFLALEETATPRPEITRPPHY
- a CDS encoding acyl-CoA thioesterase, producing MPPSSPAPARRARPTRADYRAFVPITSRWSDNDMFGHLNNAAYYSYFDTAVTSWLFSTAPQGERSRMFFVAETGCRYLSEIAYPDKVSVGLRIGHLGTSSVRYEIGVFRNDEEDAAAEGLFVHVHIDPATRRPAPLDEPLRRTLTEICA